A genomic window from Arthrobacter globiformis includes:
- a CDS encoding sarcosine oxidase subunit beta family protein, with protein sequence MSTHQLPEHPDFLWHNPEPKSSYDAVIVGGGGHGLATAYFLAKNHGMTNIAVLEKGWLAGGNMARNTTIIRSNYLWDESAAIYEHALKLWEILPEELEYDFLFSQRGVMNLAHTLGDVRESIRRVGANKLNGVDAEWLDPQQVKELCPILNIRDDIRYPVMGATYQPRAGIAKHDHVAWAFARKCDELGVDIIQNCEVTGFVKDGNRVVGVKTNRGTINTEKVGLCAAGHSSVLAEMAGFRLPIQSHPLQALVSELHEPVHPTVVMSNHVHVYVSQAHKGELVMGAGVDSYNGYGQRGSFHVIEHQMAAAVELFPIFARAHVLRTWGGIVDTTLDASPIVGTTPVDNMFVNCGWGTGGFKGTPAAGLTFAHTIATGAPHKLNRPFALERFETGALIDEHGAAAVAH encoded by the coding sequence GTGAGCACCCACCAGCTCCCGGAGCACCCGGACTTCCTGTGGCACAACCCCGAGCCCAAGTCCTCCTATGACGCCGTGATCGTCGGCGGCGGCGGACACGGCCTGGCCACCGCGTACTTCCTGGCCAAGAACCACGGCATGACCAACATCGCCGTGCTGGAAAAGGGCTGGCTGGCCGGCGGCAACATGGCCCGTAACACCACCATCATCCGTTCCAACTACCTCTGGGACGAGAGCGCCGCCATCTACGAGCACGCCCTGAAGCTGTGGGAGATCCTGCCCGAGGAGCTGGAGTACGACTTCCTCTTCAGCCAGCGCGGCGTGATGAACCTGGCCCACACCCTGGGCGACGTGCGCGAGAGCATCCGCCGCGTGGGCGCCAACAAGCTCAACGGCGTGGACGCGGAATGGCTCGACCCGCAGCAGGTCAAGGAACTCTGCCCCATCCTGAACATCCGCGACGACATCCGCTACCCGGTCATGGGCGCCACCTACCAGCCGCGCGCCGGTATCGCCAAGCACGACCACGTCGCCTGGGCCTTCGCCCGCAAGTGTGACGAGTTGGGCGTGGACATCATCCAGAACTGCGAAGTCACCGGCTTCGTCAAGGACGGCAACCGCGTGGTGGGCGTCAAGACCAACCGCGGCACCATCAACACCGAGAAGGTGGGCCTCTGCGCCGCCGGCCACAGCTCGGTCCTGGCGGAAATGGCCGGCTTCCGGCTCCCCATCCAGTCCCACCCGCTGCAGGCCCTGGTCTCCGAGCTGCACGAGCCCGTGCACCCCACCGTCGTCATGTCCAACCACGTCCACGTGTACGTCTCCCAGGCACACAAGGGCGAGCTGGTCATGGGTGCCGGCGTCGACTCCTACAATGGCTACGGCCAGCGCGGCTCCTTCCACGTGATCGAGCACCAGATGGCGGCCGCCGTCGAACTGTTCCCGATCTTTGCCCGGGCACACGTGCTCCGGACCTGGGGCGGCATCGTTGACACCACCCTGGATGCCTCACCGATCGTGGGCACCACCCCGGTGGACAACATGTTCGTCAACTGCGGCTGGGGAACCGGCGGCTTCAAGGGCACGCCGGCTGCCGGCCTGACCTTCGCGCACACCATCGCCACCGGAGCGCCGCACAAGCTCAACAGGCCGTTTGCCCTGGAACGCTTTGAAACCGGTGCCCTGATCGACGAACACGGCGCTGCCGCGGTCGCCCACTAG
- the glyA gene encoding serine hydroxymethyltransferase — MVEQLNDRLSAVDPEIQQAVARELDRQQSTLEMIASENFAPAAVMEAQGSVLTNKYAEGYPGKRYYGGCEHVDVVEQLAIDRVKALFGAEFANVQPHSGAQANAAAMFALLNPGDTIMGLDLAHGGHLTHGMRINFSGKLYNVVPYHVRESDFRVDMAEVEALALEHKPKLIVAGWSAYSRQLDFAEFRRIADLVGAYLMVDMAHFAGLVAAGLHPNPVPYADVVTTTTHKTLGGPRGGVILAKEQYAKKINSAVFPGQQGGPLEHVIAAKAVAFKLAATEGFKERQERVLEGAKLLAERFLQPDVEAAGITVVNGGTDVHLVLVDLRNSELDGQQAEDTLHRIGITVNRNAVPFDPRPPMVSSGLRIGTPALATRGFGATEFTEVADIIATALIASASTGADGTGTLDDGTAVELRARVTALAEQFPLYPQLGGAPEIAAFENDMIGAAQ; from the coding sequence GTGGTTGAGCAGTTGAACGACCGACTTTCCGCAGTCGATCCCGAGATCCAGCAGGCCGTCGCACGCGAGCTGGACCGCCAGCAGTCCACGCTGGAAATGATCGCCTCGGAGAACTTCGCTCCTGCGGCCGTCATGGAGGCGCAGGGCTCGGTCCTCACGAACAAGTACGCCGAGGGCTACCCGGGCAAGCGCTACTACGGCGGCTGCGAGCACGTCGACGTCGTCGAGCAGCTGGCCATCGACCGCGTGAAGGCACTCTTCGGCGCCGAGTTCGCCAACGTCCAGCCGCACTCCGGCGCGCAGGCCAACGCCGCCGCTATGTTCGCGCTGCTGAACCCGGGCGACACCATCATGGGCCTGGACCTGGCCCACGGCGGCCACCTCACCCACGGCATGCGCATCAACTTCTCCGGCAAGCTCTACAACGTGGTCCCGTACCACGTCCGCGAATCCGACTTCCGCGTGGACATGGCCGAGGTCGAGGCCCTGGCCCTGGAGCACAAGCCGAAGCTCATCGTGGCCGGCTGGTCCGCCTACTCCCGCCAGCTCGACTTCGCCGAGTTCCGCCGGATCGCCGACCTCGTCGGTGCCTACCTGATGGTGGACATGGCCCACTTCGCCGGCCTCGTCGCCGCGGGCCTGCACCCGAACCCGGTGCCCTACGCCGACGTCGTCACCACCACCACGCACAAGACCCTGGGCGGTCCCCGCGGCGGCGTCATCCTCGCCAAGGAGCAGTACGCCAAGAAGATCAACAGCGCAGTCTTCCCCGGCCAGCAGGGCGGCCCGCTGGAGCACGTCATCGCCGCCAAGGCCGTGGCTTTCAAGCTGGCAGCAACCGAGGGCTTCAAGGAACGCCAGGAGCGCGTCCTGGAGGGCGCCAAGCTGCTGGCCGAGCGCTTCCTGCAGCCTGACGTCGAAGCCGCCGGCATCACCGTGGTCAACGGCGGCACGGACGTCCACCTTGTCCTCGTTGACCTGCGGAACTCCGAGCTGGACGGCCAGCAGGCCGAGGACACGCTGCACCGGATCGGCATCACCGTCAACCGCAACGCCGTCCCCTTCGACCCCCGCCCGCCGATGGTTTCCTCCGGCCTCCGGATCGGTACCCCCGCCCTGGCCACTCGCGGCTTCGGCGCCACCGAGTTCACCGAGGTAGCGGACATCATCGCCACGGCGCTGATCGCCTCTGCCAGTACTGGCGCAGACGGCACCGGAACGCTCGACGACGGCACCGCCGTCGAACTCCGCGCCCGCGTCACTGCACTGGCCGAGCAGTTCCCCCTGTACCCCCAGCTCGGCGGCGCACCCGAGATTGCCGCGTTTGAAAATGACATGATTGGAGCAGCCCAGTGA
- a CDS encoding GntR family transcriptional regulator produces MNALPAMPPAEDEALSRAEAAYRQLRDKLIMLDIRPGEPINDGQLATELGFGRTPVREAIKRLEVDHLVVSYPRRGTFATTVDFTELADVSEIRELLEPLAARRAAKRANTAMREELLEVAKAISELAPTPAQSRELMRYDLMVHRLIYRAAANPHLEDTLIRYDNLATRIWCLVLDKVPSVSGHISEHVDLLKAVAEGDADKAGELALHHVTSFEETIRKVL; encoded by the coding sequence GTGAATGCTCTTCCCGCCATGCCACCCGCCGAGGACGAAGCGCTGTCCCGGGCCGAGGCCGCCTACCGGCAGCTCCGCGACAAGCTGATCATGCTGGACATCCGTCCGGGCGAGCCCATCAATGACGGCCAGCTGGCAACTGAACTGGGCTTCGGGCGCACGCCCGTGCGTGAGGCCATCAAGCGGCTGGAGGTGGACCATCTGGTGGTGTCCTACCCCCGCCGGGGAACATTCGCCACCACCGTGGACTTCACGGAACTGGCCGACGTCTCGGAGATCCGGGAGCTGCTTGAGCCGCTCGCGGCGCGCCGGGCTGCCAAGCGGGCCAACACCGCCATGCGCGAGGAACTGCTGGAGGTTGCCAAGGCCATCTCGGAGCTGGCGCCCACCCCCGCCCAGTCGCGGGAGCTCATGCGCTACGACCTCATGGTGCACCGCCTGATCTACCGTGCCGCAGCCAACCCGCACCTCGAGGACACCCTGATCCGCTACGACAACCTCGCCACGCGCATCTGGTGCCTGGTCCTGGACAAGGTCCCCTCGGTGAGCGGCCACATCAGCGAGCATGTGGACCTGCTCAAGGCCGTGGCCGAGGGTGACGCGGACAAGGCGGGCGAGCTCGCACTGCACCACGTCACGAGCTTCGAGGAAACCATCCGCAAGGTGCTCTAA